The genomic stretch GGTGCCATTACCGTCCATATCATCTGAACAGAAATAATTTCTCTCACCAGGCCGTTTCTCTGCTTCATGGTAAACATCAGAAGAAGGGGAACGAAAATATTAAGCGGTGGTAAAAGGGTAAATAGCAACGAGGAAAGGTTGATGATTTTAATGAGAGAATAATTGATTTCAGACTGCGGCTCTTCTTTTACCTCCGGAATACTCTCTTGGGGTATCCCATCATCTGTATCAGGAATTATAATCCTATCCTGTAATGATGTTTCTTCTATTTCCAATGCTTTAGCCAATGCCCTTAAGGTATGCCCTTTTGGCTCCGTTCCTGCCTCAATCCGCTGGATCGTTCTCACAGAAATTTTAGATTTTTCTGAAAGTTCTTCTTGGGTAAGATTCTTCTGTTCTCTTGCAGCTCTTAATTTGGACATGGGTTATTGGGAAAAGAATTCATTGATTGGGCTAATTTACAATTTTTTAGGATTTGAAAAAGGCTAGAAGCAGAAGCAATAAAGCCGGGAGCTACTCTTAGTAATATTTTATTGAATTTCCCTATAATATTCTTTATAAAGGTTAAAGAACGTCATCATCATTTTTTGACGGCATCATAAATTCAACTCTGCCTAAACCAGAAATTTTTATCATTAATTGATATAAATGATGAAAGTCTTGCTTCTTATCACAAGAAACAAGACATTTGCATAAAAATTAATGATCCCACTTCAAGATCTTTCCTTCTTTATTCTGGCAGCACTTATCTTAGTCATTAGCCCAGGTCCCAATATGATTTACCTGATTTCAAAATCGATAACTCAGGGGAAAAAATCCGGATTGATTTCTTTGATGGGTGTAGTATGTGGATTTTTGTTTCACATCATTATGGTATCTTTTGGCTTAACGGCTGTACTGCTCGCTGTTCCTTTTGCTTATACAGTTCTTAAAGCCCTGGGAACGATGTACCTTTTATATCTTGCGTATCAAGCTATTAAACCTAACAGCAGAAATATTTTTGATGTTGACAAAAATACACCGGATGATGGTCCTAAGAAACTTTTTACCGTTGGCTTTCTAACAAATGTTCTCAATCCGAAAGTAGCTGTTTTTTATTTATCATTCTTCCCACAGTTCATCAAACCGGAATATGGTTCCGTTCTGATCCAAAGTCTGGAACTGGGATGGGTTCAGGTTCTGGTAAGTTTCAGCGTTAACTTTTTAATAGTTCTGACTGCTGCGAAGGTAGCCCGGTTCTTTGCTAATAATCCTTTCTGGATCAAAATACAAAAATGGTTTATGGCAAGTATTCTGACCTATCTGGCAGTGAAAATGGCTTTTTCAAAGGCAAAATAAATGAGAATTCAGGCCCTGTAAACATAAAAAAGTTTTGGAAAAATGAAGCATACAATTCCTACCTACGATTTAAGTGATATTTCCAAGCATCGTTTCCATATAAAAAGAATGGATAAACATACGTATAATACGGAGGAAATCCTGATGGATAAAGGAATACATCGTGATAGCCATTACATCTTTACTTATATGGAAAGTGGGTATGTGAAAATGATGGTTGACTTCAACATGATTGAAGCTAAAAATTCAACTATTTTCTGTGTATTACCCGGCCAGGTACATCAAGGCTTTTTAATGGACAAAGTAAATGGATGGTTTGTGGCCATAAAATCCGATATGGTTCCGGATTCTGTACGGTCCGTTTTTGAGGAATCTTTAGAAGGTATACAACCTCTGGCAGTGGATAAAAAATGGGTAGAAAAGTTTAACAATACGGCTGCTATGCTTCATAGCTTTTATACAGATGAGATGCTGGCCTCCAAAGAAGGTTCTTTGATCATTCAATCCTTATTGCATAGTTTTATAGGCATGTTTGCCTTTATGTATTCAAAAGAAAATGGTCTTCAGTCAACCGGTGAAAATCGTTCTTTACAACTAACAAGAGAATTCAGAATCTTGGTACGGAAATACTACAAAACCATGAAAAGTCCATCTGAATATGCTGAAAAACTCAATATCTCAAGGGGGTATCTAACAGAAGCTGTCCGTGAAGTGACAGGTAAACCTGCTCAACACTGGATTCTTCAGGAAATTTTAATTGAAGCCAAGCGTTTATTAGCGTTTACTCACCTTACCATAAAGGAAATTGCCTATGAATTAGGATATAATGATCACGCTTATTTTAGCCGCCTGTTTTCAAAACTGGAAGATCAATCACCTTCAGCGTTTAGGAATTTCAACAAGTAGCTAAACCTATTTTTCGGCGTTATACTCAAAAAGTTTCTTTTTTACTTTATTCTTACCATCAACCACGAAATATCCAATCATTCCCCTGAAAAAGCTATGGCTATATTTTAATTTTGAAGCTTCCTTTGCAATAAAAATTATTTATGCCAAGTTTACCAAAATGGATCAATGATACAGTAGAAAATGTATGGTCCTCAAAATTTAAAGATTGTAAAGTCATTCATATAGAAACTATTTCCCAAAATCTTCGCCTTGTACGTTTTGAGACCGATTTACAGGATATTCAGTCTGAACCGGCTTATGCTATTGGAATAAGAATCAATGACAGGGATTTTCGTAATTATTCTCCTTTTCATTTTAACAGAAAAGCGGGAACATTTGAAGTTCTGTTTCATCTACATGATAATTCAGCAGTGGGTAGCCGTTTTGTAACAGGCTTATCTGTTGGAGATTCTATAAAGATATTAATGCCCAGAGGAAAGCGTTTTTTTGAGCCTGATGCAAAAATACATTTCTCAATAGGAGATGAAACTTCATTGGGAAGCTCTCTTTCCATCAAAGAAGCTGTGGAGGAACGCAATTCTGTATTTATTTGTCTTCATGAACTGGAAGAATCCCAAGCTCTGGAAAGTCTTAATCTATATGGATATCATAGTCCCAAAAACAGCACCATGAGAATTATAGAAGCCTTAACTGATTTTCTGAGGGAAGAAAAGGAAGCTATCTATAATGATGATGCTGTTTTTTACCTTACAGGAAATGGAACACGAATGTCCCTCATCAGAAAATTTCTTAAAGCCAAAGGTGTTTCTCCAAGATGTATCAGATCGCAAGCTTATTGGATAGAAGGAAAAAAAGGACTGTAAAATAAAGTAAATACGGTCCAAACTGCTTGTCATGAATATTTTATTCTTTTCAGTAAGCATAAAATAAGTTCATTAATAATTACTTCTACATCTATGGGTGTAGGAGTTTATTATTATAAGAAACAGATGCACACCTGAAGAAAAAAACGTTTTTTTATAAAACGATGTAATACTATAAGTAAAAAAAGTGTTATAACTAAATAAATATTATTTATCAATAACTAATAATAAATTAATAATATTTATTAAAAACGAAAACACCCAATCAGCTTATGGAAAATACATTCTCTAAACTGCAGATCAGAAAAAACGTAGCCACCTATCTGGTATTCACCTTGCTTTTCTGTCTCCCTGTTTACTATATGTGCATGCGCACAGGAAAGCTCGGAGGAGGAATCATATCCTATGCCACCATCATTATGTGGTGTCCGGCTATTGCGGCTCTGCTTACCTGTCGTATACGGAAAATCCCTATCTCATCCCTGGGTTGGAAATGGGGACCTCCAAAATACCAATGGTGGGCTTACTGTATTCCTCTACTGTATTCCTTTGTCCCTTACCTCATCATTTGGATGAGTGGAACGGGTGGCTTTTATAACCATGAATTTGTTATGGAAGTTTCTAAAGGCATGGGTTGGGATCTCCCAGATGGGTTGGTTATTCCTCTTTATATTGTACTCATGAGCAGTTTTGGAATGGTACGTTCCGTAGGTTCTGCACTGGGTGAAGAAATTGGATGGCGTGGTTTTCTCACTCCCCAATTGGCAAAACTTAATTCCTATACCTCCACCTCACTATGGATGGGAGTCATTTGGTCTCTTTATCATTATCCTTTACTCCTTTTTTCTAATTATAATACGGGTGGACCTCAATGGCTGGCTCTGATCTGTTTTACTGTCATGATATTCGCTTCCTGCTTTATATATACCTGGTTACGGCTAAAATCGGGAAGTCTGTGGGCAGCAGCTATTATGCATGCCAGCCACAATTTGTTTATACAATCTATTCTTACCCCTCTTACGGTAGATACAGGAAATACCAATTATTATATTGATGAATTTGGCATTGCCCTACCCATTTCTACTCTCATTGTAGCCTATTTCTTCTGGAAAAAACGAAATGAACTGCCTCAGAAAAATTTTCATCAATAAACACTTTAGCACATTATATATACACTGGAAATCAGAAACATTTTAATATTAGTCTGGGTTCCAGTGTTTATTTTCAAATAGTTTAAAGCTAATAATTGTAATAGCTGGTGTTTTTTACTGTTGTTTTCTTGCCAGTTTCACTACTTTATCCAACCATTTTGCCCGTTGTTGTTCATTGGAATTCCTTATAATTCCCAAATAGGTTACCTTAACGGGTTTTATACCACAAAATTCCAGCGTTGATATCTTAAGCTGATTAACACTTGGCCTTCCGTACATAAGACGGTAATACCAACCCGGCTGGTCAATCGTTGTAATGATATGGGCAGTCTTACCTGTTAAAAGCTTATTCCACCATAAAGAATTTTCTCTGTATTTATATGCCAATCCTGGAAGAAAAAGCCGATCTATAAAGCCTTTCATAAGAGCAGGTAAACCTCCCCACCAGACAGGGTGCACCCAAACCAGATGATCAGCCCACTGGATACTTTCCCAGGCTTTTAATAAATCCGGCTCCAGCTCCATTCTTTTTTGGTAGCCAAACTGTAAATTGGGGTTAAAGTTTAGATCTGCAATGATAATTTCTTTTATTTCTGCTCCTGCCTCTATCGCCCCATTTTTATATGCCTCTGCAACTCCAAAGTTGAAAGATTCTTTATTAGGATGCCCATTAATAATGGTTATTTTTTTCATGGTGTTATACGGGTATTAATAGTCTCATACGCGTTAAGCTGTGCCAGCAGTGATAAAGGTTCATGCAACTGATGGCTGAAATACACATTATTCTCATGTGGATTCCTCAGCAGCTCTTCTGTATGCAAAACCGCAGATAAAGCTGTTAATTCTGCCTGGCCTTTTGTACTTTGTAGACTGAGCTTTTTTATCCCTTTTTTATCTTTAACTACAATTTCAAAAACAGCCTGATCACCATTTCCACTTGATCCAAAAATCATTTTTCTCTCTTTTAAAGACAAAATATTAAAGATCCTTAAGTACTGAAAACTCCCCAGCAACCAGGTAATAAACTTAGAGTTATAGGTCATTTTCACACTCACATTGGGAATTCTTTCAACCTTGTTCAGGATATACAGATCAGGAACATCAAAATTATAAGCACTCCTTTTCCCGATTCCGAAAGAAAAATCAAAGATTTCGGTATCTAAAAAGTGTCTGATCAAATTAGGTTGATCATTTTTATAATCATGAAAAGGTACCGCTACATTTTCTGCCATAAAATGAGCTGAACTTTCTCCTGCCAGATCTTTAACAGAATAGTATACAAAGAGTTTTACTTCCTGAATATCATTTGTTCCTTTTGAAAGAACACCTGCTAATCCGGGTACAATTCCTCCCATCCATCCGGAACTGAAAACGATTCGGCTGTTGATGTTTGATTTTCCGGCAATATCATAAGCTTTTACCAAGGCTGGAGTAGGTTTTGTGATATCCAGATAATCGATATGGTTTGCGATAGCATATTTAAGGACATTATCAAATCTATCATTCACCGAAAGAATGATAAAGTTTATTTTATGATCATTGATCTCCTGAAAAGTATGAGGATCAGTAACGTCGATCTTTAGGTTTCTTTCCGAATTTCCGCCTTTTCTTCCGCCAATAAAAATATTGAGATGAGGGTTTCTCGTTTGTAAAATACGGGTAATCGTTTTACCCACTAATCCATTTCCTCCTATAATCAGAATATTATGCTCCATTTATTTTTTTTGACAAAATTATAGAGCTGCCCCACCAATAAACAGGACAAATGTCTAAAAAGAAATCTCCTTTCTGATACGGCTTAAATGACGTTGGGTAATTCCAAGATAGGAAGCTAAATACTGTAACGGGATTTTCTGAATATAATCGGGATAATTTTTAAGCAGAGCTGCATACCGCTGGCTGGCACTGTCTCTCTGAAGCTGAAAAAACCTGTTTTCAAGCTCAAGATACTCCTGTTCGGCAATACTTTTTAAAAACTTCGTCCAGTTGAGATTGTCCTGTATTAAGGCATCCATTTTTTCCTTCTTCAGAATCAGCAGTTCTGCATCTGTAATTGCCTGCATATTTTCTTTACTGAGACATCCGGAAATAAATGATGAATAGGCGGCCATCATTGTATCGGGAAACCTGAAACAATAGGTCATATCTTTTCCACTATCAGAAAGATAGAAAGAACGAAAAATTCCTGATTGTATAAATGCCACTTCTCTGCATTTTTCGCCTTCATGTATAAAATATTCATTCTTATTGACTTTCCTTATTTCAAAAAGTTTTAAAAACTCTTCAATCTCATTTTCTGAAAACAGATTAAAACTCCGAAAAAAATCATGTACCATTGCTCTGGACTTTCTTAATACAGCGAAAATAAATAAAACTTATTAAAAATGCCTTTATAAACGAAACTCTTTTCAAGTTTGATTAAAAATCTTTTGCCATCTGAGGGTAAAAAAAATCATCCCAGGTTGGGATGATCTACTGTTTTGAATTACTAAGTTATTATATGAAGATATGAATGATGTTTTGTTGTTACAAAGATAAATAGAACTGTAATTCCCACTATCAGGAGAATCCCTACAATTTTATCCGTAAAAACACGGTTGTATAAACAAAAAAAGCCCTGCAAGCAACAACTCACAGGACTTTTACTGATCTAACAATTAATTTGTTTAGTATTATAAAGCTTAAAAGTTCAATGATTATGGTTTTCCAGCATCGACTTTATTTTTTTATTACAATGGACTTACCAGCTGTAAGAACCATTCTTTCACTTCTCCTTCCAAATGAGGAGCCAGTTTTTCTTCGCATGTTTTGTGGTACTCGTTTAACCATGCAATTTCACTTTCTGAAAGAATTTCTTTAACAACTGTATCTTTAAAGAATGGGCAGAACGTTAATGTTTCAAATTCATAGAAAGTCCCGTGAATTGTTTTCTCTGCTTCTTTTACAGCAATAAGATTCTCATGACGGATTCCGTAGTGCCCTTCAAGATAGTATCCCGGTTCGTTGGATAAAACCATTCCTGGAAGAAGATCCTGAGGATTTAAATCTTTTCTGATATTTTGAGGTCCCTCATGAACATTCATAAAGCTTCCTACTCCATGTCCTGTTCCGTGGTTGAAATCTTTACCTTCCATCCATAACGGAAGTCTTGCAATGGCATCAAGATGTACACCTTTTGTTCCTTTAGGGAATTTCACCATGGATAGGCGGATTAATCCTTGTAATACTAAGGTAGAATTTCTTTTAAACTCTTCGGAAGGGGTTCCCAAGGCAAAAGTTCTTGTAATATCTGTAGTTCCTTCAAGATACTGACCTCCTGAATCTACAAGGATTGTATCTTCATTGGTTACTTCTTTGCTTCCTTCTTTCTTAGCAGAATAGTGCATGATCGCTCCATTGTCTTTATATCCTACGATAGAACCAAAGCTCTCTCCTACAAAGTTTTTACCTTCAGCACGGAAACCTCTCAGTTTTTCACCGATAGAATATTCATTCATCGCTTCTTTTCCTGCATTATGAGTTAGCCAGTAAAGGAATTTCACCATAGCCACTCCATCTCTTACCATTACGGTTCTGAAACCTTCCAGCTCCGTTTCATTTTTCTGAGCTTTCATAAGGTTTCCAGGTACCGGAGCTTTGATAAATTGATTATCAGCTTTTAATGTTTCGAAAATTTGTTGGTTGCTGTTTGGAGAAACCAGTACTTTTTCATTTTTGAATGCTTTCAAATAGTTATAAAATTCCTCGTAAGGCATCATTTTTACGAAAGAATCATCCATTTGTTTTCTGGCTTCTACCTCAAGTTTTTCTAACCCCGTGAATAGTACTGCATCATTTTTAGTAATAACAATATAGCCTAAAAATACAGGATTGCTTTGTACATCACTTCCCCTCAGATTGGAGGTCCATGCCACATCATCTAAACTTGAAATAATGTGAACCGTTGCTTCCTGCTCTTCCATTTTCTGACGGATGGCAGACAATTTATCGGTTACAGATTTACCGGCTCTTTCTACAGGGTGTACAAAAATTGGGTTAGCAGAAGGAGTGCCTCTTTCTTTCCAAACCTCTTTTAAAAGCGGAAGATCGGCAAGGGTAATATTTTTTGAATTAAATTTTTGAGAAAGTAGTTCCCAGTTGGCATTGGAAGCGGCTAAAGCATTAACAGCCACTTTACCTCCGGCAGGAATTTCAGAAATAATCCAATCGATATAATTAGGAGTACCTTCTATTCCGTCTTTGAAAAGGTCGATTCCTGAACCGTCCAGTTCAATAGCAGCCTGTGTAAAGTATCTTCCGTCAGTCCAAAGACCTGCTTTATCCTTAGTCACTACCACAAATCCGGCAGAACCTAAGAATCCGGACAGCCAAGCTCTTTCCTGCCATTCTTCAGGAAGGTACTCACTCATGTGCGGATCTGCAGAATATACTATAAATGCATCAACATTATTTTTCTGCATTTCTTCACGAAGCGCAGCAACTTTTTCCTTTGAAGTCATTCTTTTCATTTTTAAACACCGAAAGTTACGAAAAATTTAAAGTCAAAGGACTAAATTAATAGCCTATTTTCCTAAGTAAACTGTTATTTTTTCATGAATGTTGATTGAAAACACGAGGAACCTATTTTTAAATAGCTACAAACCCAAGAATGTTTCTTATTGGTGCGTCCATTTCAAATAAATAGTATATGGTTATTAATTTTAAATAAAAACATCTGTGTAATCTGTGGTCAGATCTCGTGTACAAAACTTTAGATTCTTGCTCCCTCCGCCGTCATCTATATCACTATAGAGTTCTAATAAAAACTCAAAGTGCACATTCCTTTCAAGAAAAAAAATAAAATCCATACCATAAAATGTGATTTTTTATTAAAATAATAAACTTTTGGAAAGATTATTGCTTCATTAATTCCTATGAAACAGCAGAACTATAATAACCACAGAAAATTTTATCCACCCCATCATTTTATTTATCTCCCTTTATTAATTATTTTGGAGATTTTGGGAATCTATAAAATCTGGGAAGATCCCGGTAATCAACTGGTCTGGATCTTATTTTCAATCGTAATTTTTCTGCTTTTTTATCTGGCATTGATGACCAGGCAACATTATGCATTAGGACTTCAAAACCGTATAGTAATCCTTGAATTTAAGCAACGGTATTTTGAGATCTTTAATATAAGATCTGATGAAACGGTTGAAAAATTAAGCTTCGACCAGATTGCAGCCTTACGATTTGCTTATGATGATGAGTTTAAAGAGCTTTTGTACAGGGCACTTCATGAGAATATTTCAGGAGATGAGATCAAAAGATCCATTAAGAACTGGAAGCCCGACCTGCTCAGAATTTAACAGACACTAACAAAATATATATTTATGAAAAAATGGAGCTTATATAGTATTACAATATTAAGTTTGTTAACTTTAACAAGTTGTGAAGCAGTAGAAACAATCTTTAAAGCCGGAATGTGGTGGGGCATTTTCTTAGTCTGTGTAATAGTAGTGATTCTTTTACTGATTTTTTCGAAGGGTAAAAACTCTTAACCATGTTTTATGGAGGAGAAGAATACAGATTTGGAGATCATTTCTCACCTGAAGCCATCAAAGATTGTTAAAATCATGAAGGATCCGGAAGCTTCTGCAAAGGCGGTACATCTCGTTTATACCACCGATGCAGAAACCACCGGAATTACTCGTAAGAAAACCGGAAAAAAATATTCTTATTATAAAGAAGGAGAAAAGATCAAAAATAAGGATGAAATAACAAGAATCAATAAATTGGTTATCCCACCAGCCTGGGAAAATGTATGGATCTGTGCCTTGGAAAATGGTCACCTTCAGGCTACAGGATTTGATGTTAAAAACAGAAAGCAATATCGCTACCACCCATTATGGAGTGCTTTGAGAAATCACACTAAATTCTACAGAATGCTTCAGTTCGGGTATGCATTACCGGACATCAGACTTCATATTGAGCAGGATCTTGCTTTAAGGAATTTTGAAAAACGGAAAATACTTGCCCTAATTGTCAGCCTCATGCAGCGAACGAACATCCGTATTGGAAATACGATCTATGAAAAACTGTATGGTTCTTTTGGGCTCACAACTTTGAAGGATAAGCATGTTGAAGTAAAAGGACAGAAAATAACTTTTTCATTCAAAGGAAAGAAAGGCATTATGCATCATGTTGATCTTAGAAGTAAGAGATTGGCAAGACTCGTGCAGAAATGTAAAGATATTCCCGGCAAGGAGCTTTTCCAGTATCTGGATGATGAAGGAAACCGCCATTCTGTTGATTCCGGAATGGTCAATGACTATATAAAGGAAATAAGCGGTGAGGATTTTACAGCCAAGGATTTCAGAACATGGTCCGGAACAGTTAACGCTTTGATTGCTTTCAAGGAAATCGGATATGCTGAAAATGATACTCAGTATAAAAAGAATGTAAAGGAAGCGTTGCATATTGTTGCTGAACATTTGGGAAATACCACTGCTGTATGCAAAAAATATTATGTTCATCCCTTAGTGATCAATCTTTACGAGAACAATACCATCAAAAAATACCTTGATGAACTGGAAGTCATTGAAGAAAATGATGGAAAAGCTGATCTGACAAAGGAAGAAAAGCTTGTGATTAAGATTTTGGAAAATGAGAAGATCTAGTGTTTTGGCTGGAAGAGGGAAGCTGGAGGACGATATCGTCCTGGATATCAGCTTAGGTAATTATTATAGATTACATCGGATTTTTGATTCTAATGAAAGAAAGATTTAAATATACGTGAGTTAATTCTTTCGTTAGAATGACAGAATACCATTCAAAAATATAAATCTGTTAAAGAATAAACAATCAATTTTTTGAAGGTTTCAAAAAATTCCAGCATCCCTCTCGCCTCTTCCTGCTTCGAATCTACCCTGTCACTCTATTGCTCAAAAACTGAGTTCTGTATTCCTTCGGCGTAATACCTGCAATTTTTTTGAAAAGCTGTGTAAAATGGGAAGCAGTATGGAAATTCAATTCGTAGGCAATTTCTGCAATATCTTTACTGGAATGGAGTAACGCTTTGCTATAATTGATATCAATTTCATTGATCCATTGTTTCGGCGATTTTTGCGTCACACTTTTCACACATTTATTCAGGTAACTTTCTGTTACAGATAGTTTATCTGCATAGAATGCCACCCTTTTTTCTCCCACATGATATTTGAACAAAAGATCACGAAATTGAAGGGATAGCTCCATGGGGCGTGTAGCAGATTTGTGATGAGTATCCGAATCTGTGCTCAGCATTTTGATCAGAATCAGGTGAAGCATGGTGACTACAACATCATTAATATTTAAGTTATTCAGCCATAATTCCTGTTCCATAATCGGCAAAAGCTGGGTAATAGTTCCATAGGTCAGACTGTCCAGATTCAGGAAAGGAGTCATGAAGAAAATGCTACTCTTATGTTTCGGCAATTCCTGTTCAGAAAGAATGTTATTTTCATAGGCAAGGAAAAAACCTTCAATATCATCTGAAAGCTCTACGGTAGCAGTAATCGTTCCCTGTTTAATAAAGATCACACCGCCTTTTTCAGCATGGTATTCTTTATTTTCAAGATACTGTTTAATATGCCCGTTTGTAACGAAAATAATAAAGTTAAATGTAGTGCGGTATGGAATCACCGGCATCAAAATCCCTTTGAGGTAATTCTCTATCCGGTAAAGCTGTATATCTGCATTATTAGCTAGTATTTTCTCCGTGATATTGGGGAGAAAAAGTTTTTTATACTGAAAATTGGATAATACTTCCATATCCGATATTATGATAAATTAAAATTAGACAAAATTTATAATGTAGCGCTAAGAGAGTTTGAAAATTTGAGAATCAGCTGATCTGAAAGTCACTTTACTCTAAGGTTCTCAAACCTTCTCACTCTAAAACTCTCCTGCCCTAGAACTTGTAGTATACTCCTACCCTTACTCCAAACGGGCTTCCCGGCGTGTAGGTAAGATCCGTAATCGGTTCTGCTTCTCCTTTCAATTGAGTTTCTGTAGCAAACTGAGCTTCATTCCATTTTACATTGAACAGGTTGTTAACCTGAATATTGGCTCCCCATTTTTGGCGGTTGTAAGAAAGAACCAGATCATTAACAAAATAAGCTTTTGTCTTGATGCTGTTATCTTCAACTGCAGGTCTTTCTCCAAGATAACGGTATTGAAGTCCTAAAGAAAATCCGTACAGGAAGTCCCAGTTTACAGATCCTGTACTGGTAACTACTGGTGCTAACGGAATATAATCCTGGCCTTTTTCTTCCTCAATAAATCTCGCATGAGAATAATTGACATCTGCATTCAGATAAAAGTTTTCCAATGGCTGAAAACGAATTCCCAAATCTGCACCGAATCGCCTTGACTTTCCTGAAGGTTCTACTACAGCATCATCTCCAACATATACAAATTCCTGCTGAAGATCCATATACCATACAGCAGGAGTAATAATCAACGATTTGAACGGGTGTAACCTTACTCCGAAATCAGCTCCGATAGAATATGGA from Chryseobacterium indologenes encodes the following:
- a CDS encoding DUF6526 family protein — its product is MKQQNYNNHRKFYPPHHFIYLPLLIILEILGIYKIWEDPGNQLVWILFSIVIFLLFYLALMTRQHYALGLQNRIVILEFKQRYFEIFNIRSDETVEKLSFDQIAALRFAYDDEFKELLYRALHENISGDEIKRSIKNWKPDLLRI
- a CDS encoding helix-turn-helix domain-containing protein is translated as MEVLSNFQYKKLFLPNITEKILANNADIQLYRIENYLKGILMPVIPYRTTFNFIIFVTNGHIKQYLENKEYHAEKGGVIFIKQGTITATVELSDDIEGFFLAYENNILSEQELPKHKSSIFFMTPFLNLDSLTYGTITQLLPIMEQELWLNNLNINDVVVTMLHLILIKMLSTDSDTHHKSATRPMELSLQFRDLLFKYHVGEKRVAFYADKLSVTESYLNKCVKSVTQKSPKQWINEIDINYSKALLHSSKDIAEIAYELNFHTASHFTQLFKKIAGITPKEYRTQFLSNRVTG
- a CDS encoding DNA topoisomerase IB, giving the protein MEEKNTDLEIISHLKPSKIVKIMKDPEASAKAVHLVYTTDAETTGITRKKTGKKYSYYKEGEKIKNKDEITRINKLVIPPAWENVWICALENGHLQATGFDVKNRKQYRYHPLWSALRNHTKFYRMLQFGYALPDIRLHIEQDLALRNFEKRKILALIVSLMQRTNIRIGNTIYEKLYGSFGLTTLKDKHVEVKGQKITFSFKGKKGIMHHVDLRSKRLARLVQKCKDIPGKELFQYLDDEGNRHSVDSGMVNDYIKEISGEDFTAKDFRTWSGTVNALIAFKEIGYAENDTQYKKNVKEALHIVAEHLGNTTAVCKKYYVHPLVINLYENNTIKKYLDELEVIEENDGKADLTKEEKLVIKILENEKI